From the Gossypium hirsutum isolate 1008001.06 chromosome A02, Gossypium_hirsutum_v2.1, whole genome shotgun sequence genome, the window GTTTGAGTAAAAGGTAATCAACATAAAGCATATATAGAACTTGTAAATCCTAGTATCCTTGTGACACGTGTTAATTAATGTCTTTTCTCGACACGTGGTGGTACTGCACTCAATGCCAATACCCCTTTACTTGAATATAGTAAAAGTGTATgacagaaaaagagaaaaagggttATAGGTTTCTTGTGAAATAATTGAGCATCCATTGTTATAATAGTATTATTCTATTTGGATTTGCACATATAATTAGTTCATGATTTTGTCATAGCTGTCAAAGCCAAAATTTGTGGACCAATGCATATATCATCACATCTTATCTTTTAAAAGCGCTAATTACGAATTTTAAATATAATCgttaaaataaacatgaaaaatatcaataaaaatttatatttcatttataacTATACAGATTTTTGTATGATGTATAAATTCATGGATTGAAATTGGATCAACTAAAACTTGGATGCTTGAGTGGTTTGACATTATAGAGATAACTCATTGTGAAATGATGTTCAAAAGAGAGGCTCTTGCTTTAATTATGTGCCTAAAAACACATTCGAGACGGTTCTCGACGCCTTCGATGCTACTCTCCAAAGCCATCAATCTTTTATGTGTGATTTGAACATCGAAAATACGTCGACAAATCGCGGCATCCACGCTTTCGAGTTCGTTATTAACAATGTCTTGCTTCTCTTCGCATGATATTGTACCTTTATGCATCCATTTTGCCACTAGAGACCATCTTGAGGGAACTGGTGCTGACAAATAGGTGAACAAGGATTGGAACAAAGATGAACTCATTACACTAACTTGTCTTAAAACTCGAATCACGGAGAAGAAATGATGATCACGGTCCAACAATGACGACGTTTCGagtttgttgttgttgttgtcgtCATTGTCCATTTGCTTCAATTCCATGATCAATTTCTTTgcttttttcttcatttcttttctcAAATGAGTGTACTGAGAGATGCTATTTTCAATACTTGAATCTCCTTTCCTTCTTCTAAGTGCAGATTGAAGAGCATGAACATGTTCCTTGATTTGAAACATGTAATCCCTTGCAATACCACAAATGTCCAAAAGCTTTACATATCCATCCAACAACTCATCTATACATTTCTCATGTTGGTACATGGACAGTACTTGTTGTGTTGAAGACATGTTGAGAAGCTCATCCATGCATTGATACAAGTCTCCCAGTCCCGAAAGACCTGCAGATATTGACTCGGTCGCCGACAAAGCCGATGGTTCCGAtgttttgagccttttgagctcATCTTCTATTCTAAGAGTGGTGGGATGTGACCTTGAAGGCAAGCTAATTGATCTAACATGGTATTTGGTAGCCATTTTTTGATCTGTTTTCAAAGCTTCAACTTGATATGGTTTAAATAGATACATAATGGGTAATGTCACCATCATGTGAACCACAACGGGATTCCCCTCGTAATACGGATAACTTGTCACATCATTCACCGGCATGGCTCAAATATTATAACATCTTTTTATCCCAATATATGGTTGGAACATCAAATACGAATGAGCTGTGTTGTTACTTTGTCGTATATGTGTGTTTGGTTATGCATAGACCCCAAAGAGTCATCACCTGTCTTGCCTCCTTAGCTGCCACATTATCCAAAACCCTAAACAATAGTTTTTTCAACTTCAGCTGCCTCACTATATAAATATATTGGCTTACCTGGTTTGTCTAacacaaaattattatttcttgAGATTGCAATCCAGATCTGTtagattaaaattatataaatctaTAAGTTTTGATTATAGCAATAATTGGTCACACGCACGAGTGCTTTTTATATGAATCAACTTGTTTAGATGTTGGAGGCAACACGTATTGCTCTCTTATAAGGACAGGTGCTATACAAATATGGTAACCAAGTAAAGATAGTATGACTAAACCTTTCAATTTTGTAACTTTAATTATAGATAAGATAagataagattaaaaaaataaagtttgtaACTTtggttgtttatttttatttttatttttttataaagtttgtTACTTTGTTGACCATGACATATGGGGTTTTTTCTTAGCgagaaaggttttttttttcttcatagtTTTCTTCTTGACTTGAGTctttgaaaattataataaagatttttcccttttttgatgtttaattaaGATGGTAGACAATTAAAAACAGCCATCACAGTACTAATTCTCAGTCAATGTCGTTGTTAATTAAGTGTTGTAGTATGTCACGTTGATAAGGTAAAGAGGACAAAGCCTAGTGTCTTGGGACAACTTTGATTTAGCAAATCGTGctgttttagtaatttttttgtgtttaaattcGTTAAAGTTAGTTTTACGTCTATTGAAGAATGAGAATTTTCGTAGAAATTATCTAAAGTACCGAAACAAAACGGAAGCAAATTCGAAAGAGAAAACGAGTAATGAAAGTAATATATTTGTTAACTCAAGAATAGAATATAATTGATGATTACAAATGATGGGGAAGGCCTTTAGTTATAGTTGAGCTCTTCTTGATCCAATGGTTCAAATCGAATTATATCGACGGTTAAGATTAGttttatctacaagataagagTTCTAAAGGATTTGAACTATATACatctttatttcttaaaatttacaataattatGTTGGTAACTCTAGTTCTACTGGAGTGTCTCGTCTTATATATGTTTCATGAATATGGTCAATTCAAGTGGGTCAAATAAGCCTCATTTAACCGATTGACCTTTATGGGAGGTTCTATGTGCATTCGCCACAGGCTTTGATTCGTGGCTTGTGACACTAAAAGCACCTATTGAAATTATTGAAGAGTGGAAACCATGATTATTTAAATCAGATCAGATCAATTGGGGTATTGATTTGGAGAGAGAAATTAGATCAATTGAACTATGAACTATTTTGAATTGCGATTGAACTACATATCGAAAACATGTTAAATcaataaaacaaaacaataaatttGGTCTTTTATGTTTTGAGGCCAAAATTCTTGACTCAAATAAAAAAAGCCAAACCCTAAATCCACTAATCAATAAACCCAAAGcccaaatacaaaaaattaaaattttaaaaaatataaaatgaataaaagtcaAACCCTAAATTCACTAATCAACCCATCCAAACCCGACCTAAattcaaaaaatgaataaaaatatattgttttttaaatgtgtttaccaaaatatttgtaaaaaaaatctcattaattAGCATGATTTTGTAACCATGGAGAATCCACTATGATTTTCACATCATTttccatgcatgcatgcatgcatacatacatacatacatacatacatggaTCGCTTGTGTGGATTTACTTTATACAATTCTCTTACAAAATCTAGTTCATGAACATGTACACTATAGATGCCATGAACAATGAAATACAATAGTAATCTTCAAGGTGTAAGTATGTTAAGTAAAGAAactctaattttaattaaacatctAAACAAGATATCTAAACCATCTTCAAGACCTTCAATAGTTGCACAAAGTGTCTCTAATCTCCTTAATTCTACCTGTGTATCGATCTTCGCATTGTTTTTTCGAACTCGTCCATGGAGTCTATACAAAGTAAAGTCCACAATCCCCACTTCATTAAAACCCTTTTGATTTCTACC encodes:
- the LOC107952771 gene encoding uncharacterized protein, yielding MPVNDVTSYPYYEGNPVVVHMMVTLPIMYLFKPYQVEALKTDQKMATKYHVRSISLPSRSHPTTLRIEDELKRLKTSEPSALSATESISAGLSGLGDLYQCMDELLNMSSTQQVLSMYQHEKCIDELLDGYVKLLDICGIARDYMFQIKEHVHALQSALRRRKGDSSIENSISQYTHLRKEMKKKAKKLIMELKQMDNDDNNNNKLETSSLLDRDHHFFSVIRVLRQVSVMSSSLFQSLFTYLSAPVPSRWSLVAKWMHKGTISCEEKQDIVNNELESVDAAICRRIFDVQITHKRLMALESSIEGVENRLECVFRHIIKARASLLNIISQ